The following proteins come from a genomic window of candidate division WOR-3 bacterium:
- a CDS encoding transposase, whose amino-acid sequence MELIRKDFMKFIREDFIKVSSVNSIKVLRLNSRKVSRLNSKRHQPIHFYLDNTFYFLTAHTYQDQPILSSDSYKIMLLKKIRKWLKEYHYNLFAWVILDNHYHLLFQTQKGADLPKITAKIHTGFSYEVNKRENKQGRKIWQNYWDKCLRSEKDFWRHFNYVHHNPIKHNYVKQMEDYKFSSFNYWLKVNGINWLMSVFERYPIIDFTIEGD is encoded by the coding sequence ATGGAGTTAATCCGTAAGGATTTTATGAAGTTCATCCGTGAGGATTTTATAAAAGTTTCATCTGTTAATTCAATAAAAGTCTTACGACTTAACTCCAGAAAAGTCTCACGACTGAATTCCAAAAGGCATCAGCCCATTCATTTTTATTTAGACAATACCTTTTACTTCCTCACTGCTCATACTTATCAGGACCAACCAATTCTCTCTTCAGATTCATACAAGATAATGCTTCTAAAGAAGATTAGAAAATGGTTAAAAGAATACCATTATAATCTATTCGCTTGGGTAATTTTAGATAATCACTACCATCTCCTTTTCCAGACCCAAAAGGGCGCTGATTTACCGAAGATTACCGCCAAAATTCATACTGGCTTTTCTTATGAAGTTAATAAAAGAGAAAATAAACAAGGAAGAAAGATATGGCAAAATTATTGGGATAAGTGTCTCCGCTCAGAAAAGGATTTCTGGCGACATTTCAATTATGTTCATCACAATCCCATAAAGCATAATTATGTGAAACAGATGGAAGATTACAAATTTTCTAGTTTCAATTATTGGCTAAAAGTAAACGGCATAAATTGGTTGATGTCTGTGTTTGAGAGATATCCGATAATA